A single window of Anaerolineae bacterium DNA harbors:
- the ruvB gene encoding Holliday junction branch migration DNA helicase RuvB — protein MNERIVSPKAREAESLSEGSLRPRMLDEYIGQSKVVENLRVLVEAARARGEPLDHLLLYGPPGLGKTTLAHVVANEMEVNIKVTSGPAIERPGDLAAILTNLHRGDILFIDEIHRLGKVVEEVLYPAMEDFALDIVIGKGPAARSIRLSLPRFSVIGATTRLALVSSPLRSRFGAVQRLDFYDQEAMRCIVIRSARIMGIEADEEGVTEIARRSRGTPRVANRLLRRVCDYALVRAEGKVTREVAAQALELLEVDESGLDDLDRRVLRALVEKFSGGPVGLETLAAAVSEEPDTIMDVCEPYLLQQGLIHRTPRGRVATALAYNHLGLPVPKDSGAAQPPLF, from the coding sequence GTGAACGAGCGCATTGTATCGCCGAAGGCGCGAGAAGCGGAAAGCCTGTCCGAGGGCAGCTTGCGCCCCCGGATGCTAGATGAATACATCGGGCAGAGCAAGGTGGTCGAGAACCTGCGCGTCCTGGTGGAGGCGGCCCGAGCTCGGGGGGAGCCTCTCGATCACCTGCTGTTGTACGGGCCCCCCGGTCTGGGGAAGACGACTTTAGCGCATGTGGTAGCCAATGAGATGGAAGTCAACATAAAGGTGACTTCGGGCCCCGCCATCGAAAGGCCCGGGGACCTGGCCGCCATCCTGACCAACCTGCATCGGGGCGACATTCTTTTCATTGACGAGATCCATCGGCTGGGCAAGGTAGTGGAAGAGGTGCTATACCCGGCCATGGAGGACTTTGCCCTGGACATCGTGATTGGCAAGGGGCCGGCGGCTCGAAGCATACGCCTCTCCCTGCCACGGTTCAGCGTGATAGGAGCCACCACCAGGCTTGCCCTAGTCAGTTCGCCCTTGCGGTCTCGGTTCGGGGCAGTGCAGCGGCTGGACTTCTACGATCAGGAGGCCATGCGCTGCATCGTGATTCGCTCGGCCCGTATCATGGGTATCGAGGCCGATGAAGAGGGAGTGACAGAGATCGCCCGTCGGTCGCGGGGCACCCCCAGGGTAGCGAACCGCCTATTGCGACGAGTGTGCGACTACGCTCTGGTGAGGGCCGAGGGAAAGGTTACCCGTGAGGTGGCGGCTCAGGCGCTGGAGCTGCTAGAGGTGGACGAGTCGGGGCTGGACGACCTGGACCGGCGGGTGCTGAGGGCTCTGGTGGAGAAGTTCTCGGGCGGTCCAGTTGGTCTGGAGACGCTGGCGGCTGCGGTCTCGGAGGAGCCGGATACCATCATGGACGTGTGTGAGCCGTACCTCCTGCAGCAAGGCCTGATACACCGCACTCCCCGGGGCCGGGTGGCTACCGCGCTGGCGTACAACCATCTCGGCCTTCCGGTGCCTAAGGACAGCGGGGCCGCGCAGCCACCCCTTTTCTAG
- a CDS encoding UDP-N-acetylmuramoyl-L-alanyl-D-glutamate--2,6-diaminopimelate ligase: MSAMSTGWDFQKLAKAAGLPSQGLPRQPIRDLQTDSRRVCPGSLFIAYRGLQADGHDYIAAAVRAGAVAVVAERTPPEAPNVPLLLVPDGRIAWAHLEAAWHGFPSRELRLAGVTGTDGKTTTTTLLHHILTQCGVPTGLISTVEAHLGQRVVDTGLHTSTPPPSQVQPLLREMVDAGCRAAVLEATSEGLAQRRLEACEFDLAIITNITHDHLYFHRTLESYREAKALLFHYLSAGARKPGVTKTAVLNRDDSSYQYLRAIETDRHLSYGASRADTIIEQARDRAGGLSLALSTPWGRTELDVPLLGQYNAWNVAAALTAACAWGIPLQRAAHACSTFPGVPGRMQFIQEGQPFSVIVDFAHTANALEQALRAVRPITRGRLIVVFGCAGERDVLKRGPMATAAIRLADYAVFTAEDPRREDLDSILAQMESAALAAGGRPGVNYSLVPDRGEAIGHAISEARPGDTVIICGKGHEQSMCFGCEERPWDDRTAARAALRARGHISI, translated from the coding sequence GTGAGCGCGATGTCCACCGGTTGGGACTTCCAGAAGCTGGCGAAGGCAGCCGGCCTGCCATCCCAGGGCCTTCCCAGACAGCCCATTCGCGACCTACAGACGGACTCCCGTCGGGTATGCCCCGGCTCCCTATTCATCGCCTACCGTGGGCTCCAGGCCGACGGTCACGACTACATCGCTGCGGCGGTGCGAGCGGGAGCGGTAGCCGTGGTGGCCGAGCGCACGCCTCCTGAGGCCCCCAATGTGCCGCTCCTCCTCGTGCCCGACGGGCGGATAGCCTGGGCCCACTTGGAGGCAGCCTGGCACGGGTTTCCCTCCCGCGAGCTGCGCCTGGCCGGCGTCACCGGCACAGATGGTAAGACCACCACCACCACCCTCCTGCATCACATCCTCACCCAGTGCGGCGTGCCCACCGGCCTCATCAGCACCGTAGAGGCGCACTTGGGCCAGCGAGTGGTGGACACGGGGCTGCACACCAGTACCCCACCCCCGTCCCAGGTGCAGCCATTGCTGAGGGAGATGGTGGACGCCGGCTGCCGCGCCGCGGTCTTGGAGGCCACCAGCGAAGGGCTGGCACAACGCCGACTCGAGGCTTGCGAGTTCGACTTGGCCATCATCACCAACATCACTCATGACCACCTGTACTTTCACCGCACCCTCGAATCCTACCGCGAGGCCAAAGCTCTCCTTTTCCACTACCTCTCGGCAGGCGCCCGCAAGCCCGGCGTCACCAAGACGGCAGTGCTCAATCGCGATGACTCGTCCTACCAGTACCTGCGCGCCATCGAGACTGACAGACACCTCTCGTACGGTGCCTCGCGGGCCGACACCATCATTGAACAGGCTCGAGACCGCGCCGGTGGGCTGAGCCTAGCCCTTAGCACTCCCTGGGGCCGAACCGAGCTCGACGTGCCTCTTCTGGGTCAATACAACGCCTGGAACGTTGCCGCCGCCCTCACGGCGGCCTGTGCCTGGGGCATTCCCCTACAGAGGGCAGCCCACGCCTGTTCCACCTTCCCGGGCGTCCCCGGCCGGATGCAGTTCATCCAGGAGGGCCAGCCTTTTAGCGTCATAGTGGACTTCGCCCACACCGCCAATGCCCTGGAACAAGCCCTGCGTGCCGTCCGTCCTATAACGAGAGGGAGGCTGATCGTCGTCTTTGGCTGCGCCGGAGAGAGAGACGTGCTCAAGCGAGGTCCGATGGCCACCGCAGCCATCCGGCTGGCGGACTACGCCGTCTTCACCGCCGAGGACCCGCGACGCGAGGATCTCGATAGCATCCTGGCCCAGATGGAGAGCGCAGCTCTGGCCGCAGGCGGCAGGCCCGGGGTGAACTACAGCCTCGTGCCCGACCGGGGAGAAGCCATTGGCCATGCCATCTCGGAGGCCCGGCCCGGGGACACTGTCATCATATGTGGCAAGGGGCACGAGCAGTCCATGTGCTTCGGGTGCGAGGAGCGCCCGTGGGACGACCGAACCGCCGCCCGCGCCGCCCTGCGAGCGCGCGGGCACATTAGCATCTGA
- a CDS encoding LysM peptidoglycan-binding domain-containing M23 family metallopeptidase yields MKEKASHLPRWRQGRASRWLRGAAAAALLLAFLLPQAAAAEPSYVVQSGDTLTQVAMTYGTTVEELALLNSLSDPDFIYIGQVLRLPDPRPAAPPAGVAEPPSEPPAEAATETGDSSCSELVHVVSAGETLGGIALRYGVSVAELAAFNGVINPSLIHVNQVLRVPGAACPQPLVLNEPFVSISWTPETPHQGDTVKLVVETRSALKGLTGTLGEARIRFISDGATHTAYVGIPALAQPGYRQAQLLIEGRPAQVLAIPVLPWEYDVERLQLTPETTRLLAPEIVQRENDLLARVSSGFTAQWYWDGTLSLPLSGDPRVTSAFGTRRAYNDGPVASYHGGADFPAEEGTPVMAGAAGVVVLAQPLDVRGNAVIVDHGGGVFTMYCHLSEILAATGDTVNPGDVVGLIGSTGLSTGPHLHWEMRVQGERVDPMRLVSGPYG; encoded by the coding sequence GTGAAAGAGAAGGCGAGTCACCTGCCCAGGTGGCGACAAGGGAGAGCGTCGCGCTGGCTGCGGGGGGCTGCAGCGGCTGCCCTGCTGCTGGCGTTCCTCCTGCCCCAGGCTGCAGCCGCCGAGCCCTCCTACGTCGTCCAGAGCGGCGATACGCTGACTCAGGTGGCGATGACCTACGGCACTACGGTGGAGGAGCTGGCGCTCCTCAACTCCCTTAGCGACCCTGACTTCATCTACATCGGGCAGGTGCTCCGCCTGCCCGATCCGCGCCCGGCCGCACCCCCTGCCGGAGTGGCGGAGCCTCCCTCGGAGCCTCCGGCGGAGGCTGCCACCGAGACCGGCGATTCCAGCTGCTCCGAGCTGGTGCATGTGGTCTCGGCGGGCGAGACCCTGGGAGGCATCGCGCTTCGCTACGGCGTCAGCGTGGCTGAGCTGGCCGCCTTCAACGGGGTGATCAACCCGTCCCTGATTCACGTCAATCAGGTGCTGCGAGTGCCAGGGGCGGCATGTCCTCAGCCCCTGGTCCTTAACGAGCCCTTCGTCTCCATCTCCTGGACGCCTGAGACACCCCACCAGGGCGACACAGTCAAGCTGGTGGTCGAGACGCGCTCCGCCCTGAAGGGCTTGACGGGCACCCTAGGCGAGGCTCGCATCAGATTCATTTCCGATGGCGCCACCCACACGGCCTATGTGGGCATCCCCGCCTTGGCGCAGCCAGGGTACCGGCAAGCTCAGCTCCTGATAGAGGGACGCCCGGCTCAGGTCTTGGCCATCCCCGTGCTCCCGTGGGAATACGACGTGGAGCGCCTGCAGCTCACTCCGGAGACCACTCGGCTTCTGGCGCCTGAGATCGTCCAACGGGAGAACGATTTGCTCGCCCGCGTCTCCAGCGGCTTCACGGCCCAGTGGTACTGGGACGGCACGCTGTCCCTGCCTCTGTCCGGGGATCCTCGGGTGACTTCGGCCTTCGGCACCCGGCGGGCCTATAACGACGGGCCCGTGGCCTCATACCACGGTGGAGCGGACTTCCCAGCCGAGGAGGGGACCCCGGTCATGGCGGGCGCCGCAGGAGTAGTCGTCCTGGCGCAGCCCCTGGACGTGCGTGGCAACGCCGTGATCGTGGACCACGGCGGCGGGGTGTTCACCATGTACTGCCACTTGAGCGAGATTCTGGCCGCCACTGGTGACACGGTGAACCCGGGTGATGTGGTGGGCCTGATAGGGAGCACCGGCCTGTCCACCGGCCCTCATCTGCACTGGGAAATGCGAGTTCAGGGCGAGCGGGTGGATCCCATGCGCCTCGTCAGCGGTCCGTATGGATGA
- a CDS encoding 50S ribosomal protein L25: MPEMLSLEVEPREVVGKKVKALRRDGIVPGVVYGHRAEVRAVQVDEHTLGRFLSRASASSLIEVAIRGEDAPRPAIIRDVQRHVLTQRVEHIDFLQVDLTERVRISVPLVLVGEAPAALPQAAVGDEEAPPPGVVIQGLDALEVECLPTDIPTEIEVDVTSLAHLNDSIHVRDLAVPEGVEVITPAEAMVARVVAERPEEEEEVGEGLLPELEEVEVISADRAEARHAQRAGAQAREKGEEED, translated from the coding sequence ATGCCCGAAATGCTTTCCCTTGAAGTAGAGCCTCGGGAGGTCGTCGGCAAGAAGGTCAAGGCACTTCGCCGTGACGGTATCGTCCCGGGGGTGGTGTACGGGCACAGGGCCGAGGTCCGTGCCGTGCAGGTGGATGAGCATACTCTCGGGCGTTTCCTCTCCCGGGCCAGTGCTTCCTCTCTTATCGAGGTGGCGATTAGGGGGGAGGACGCCCCCCGGCCCGCCATCATCCGAGACGTTCAGCGGCACGTGCTGACACAGCGCGTGGAGCACATTGACTTCCTGCAGGTGGACCTCACCGAGAGGGTTCGCATCAGCGTGCCCCTCGTGCTGGTGGGCGAAGCCCCTGCTGCGCTCCCCCAGGCTGCGGTCGGGGACGAGGAGGCGCCTCCTCCCGGAGTGGTGATCCAGGGGCTGGACGCCTTGGAGGTCGAGTGCTTGCCCACTGACATACCGACCGAGATCGAGGTTGACGTAACCTCGCTCGCCCATCTCAACGATAGCATTCATGTCCGCGACCTAGCTGTGCCCGAGGGAGTCGAGGTCATTACGCCAGCCGAGGCGATGGTGGCGCGAGTGGTGGCCGAGCGGCCCGAGGAAGAGGAGGAAGTGGGGGAGGGACTCCTTCCCGAGCTGGAGGAGGTTGAGGTCATCTCGGCGGACAGGGCCGAGGCCCGGCATGCCCAGCGAGCCGGGGCTCAGGCACGCGAGAAAGGCGAGGAAGAGGACTAG